The segment AGCAATCGCATTCGCGTGCAATCCGTGGCCCAGGGCAGCATGCGTATCATCGTGAGCCTCGCCGGACAGACCGCCACCGCCACGATCACCGTTACGGAAAAGCAGCTCGATCTTGTTCAGATTCGTCGGCAGCAGCCTTATACCAACGGTGGTTTCATGCTGAAGGGCAGCACGGCTGAGTTCATAGCCGTGGCCACGTTCAGTGACAGCAGCACACTCGACGTCACCAACTCCACCGGAATTTATTCCGTGAGCTGGAACCCGCCGAACCCTTCTGTTGCGAGCTTCACAGATACCGGCGACGGCAAAAAGCGGCTCACTGGTCTGACCGACGGCGACGCGTATTTCACGCTGACCGTGACATCCACCCAGGGGAATGCGTCGGCGTCCTATGGTATCGGTGTCTATATCCCCTGCTCCGGCACGGGTCAGTATTATGGCTATCAATGCTGGTTTTTGGGTGCACCCGGCAACAGCTGTGACAGCACCTGCTCCGCCGTCAGCCGCTTGACACATGGGGCCACCCTTTCAGTCGCCGGCAGTGGCGCTTCATCCAGCAATGAATGCAGCAACATCCTCGGCGGACTTTTCCGAACCTCGATGAACTCCTTCAATGCCGGTGCCACGGCTACTGCAGGTATCGGCTGTTCGATCTTTACGCAATCAGGCCTGAATCTGGGTCTGCGCGAATCCACGATAGCTACGACCGGCGCGGCCTCCCTCGCCAATTTCAGGAGGGTATGCAGCTGTGAATAAATCAGCCCCCATCATCATTCTGCTAAGCCTTTGGTTCACATCCTGCGGCACCAAACAGGTCACCCAGTCCGCGGCCGTGGATCAGGAGAAGCTTGAACAGATTAAAAAACTCATCACCGAGCAGGCGCAGCAGTCGCAAGGCGGCTCATCCACGGGCGGCACAGTCAGCACCGATCCTTTGGATCCCCGGGCCTACGTGTCCTTGACAGCGCGTCCCGGCAAATTTGAAATCATCGAAGGACTCGTGGACGATAGCCTGCGCGTGATCGCCACGCAGCGCAATGGTGACGAGCGGACGCTCAGCAAGGACGTGAGTTTCGAAATCGAGGACTCCAGTCTGCTTGAGATCATGGATGATCCCGATTCCGCACGCTTTGATATCAAGGCCATCAAACCCGGTAAAACCAAGGTTGTGGCTCAATACGGCAGCCTTTCGATCGAATTTCCGATCGAGATCAAAGCGCGTCAGATCCAATCTCTTGAAATCGTACCCAAGGCCATCTCGCTCGGTGTGCCCACGCGTTTCCGCTTATCCGCGAACTACGATAACCTTACGCAGGCGGATATCACCGATGGCGTCGTCTGGCAGTCCAACAGCAGCGCCTCGCTGCAGGGTGCAACGGGCAGCAGCGGCTCGGGAATATTCACAGGTTTGAAAGTCGGTTCGGTCGGTCTGAAAGCCGACTATCAGGGCATGAGCATCGTCAGCCGGACCCAGATCCAAATGCCAGCCATCAGAAGCATTGCCGTCACCGCCGACAGCACGACCTTCCTTTTGGGAACCTATGCTCCGGTCCAGGCGATCGCCACGTTCAATAACAATAATAGCTTCGACATCACGTCCTCGGTGAGTTGGAGTGTGAACGACACCAGCATCGGCACGGTGAACAGCCAGGGTATGCTGGAAGCGCTTTATCCGGGCGAGCTGGTGGTGCGGGCCCAGTATGGAGACGTGCAGGGTGAGGAGACCTTCTCTGTTTCCAGCGTGAATTTCAAAAGTTTCCGCATCGAACCGACATCGGCTTCGTTTCCTTTGGGCATGAACCAAAACTTTAAACTCTACGGTGTACTGGCCAACAACAGCGAGCAGGAGATCACGGCCTATGCGCGCTGGACCAGCAGCAACGATCAGATCGCCAAGGCCGGGGGTCTGGACGAGCCTTCCGTTCGCGGACTTTATGCGGCCATCCAAAAGGGTTCCGCTATCGTATATGCCCGTTACGGAAGCACAACGCTGCAGGCACCGATCACCATTACGGATGCGGCGCTCGCGAGTCTTTCGATCAAATCGGATAATCCTGAGGGCGCCTGCGGTGTGAATAATCCTCAGTTTACCGCCGAAGGCCTGCTTTCCGACAACAGCAGCAAGGACATGACAGCCGCCGTCACCTGGTCTGTGGATCCCTCGGATGCCGCGATTCCCAGCGCGGATCCCAACCATCGTGGATTGATACTAACCAAAAAAGCCGGCACGGCGACCGTTACGGCCAGTTATCTGGAGCCAGCCACCAATCAGCTCATCAAGGCCACATCGGTGATCACGATTCAGGCGCCTGTTGTGACCGGCGTCGGCATCACGGCTGCGCTTTCGTCTTTGGCCATTGGCCAAAGCGTTCAGATGCAGGCGGGGCAGATCATGTCCTGTGGAACAGGTGCGGATTATACCAATCAGGTGACCTGGAGCAGCAACAATACCAACCTTGTGACTCTTTCCAATACCTCGGGCAGCAAGGGCCTTCTCACCACCAAGGGCAGTACCACCACACCGACCACGGTTTCGATCACAGCGGTCGGCGGTGGATTCAACGGCACTTTTGATATGGAAATCAGGCCCAAGGAAGTGGAAACCATAGCCGTGGTTCCGGGCAAGACCTCGCTTGTGGTCGGCGCCGACAGCACAAGCCTGACCGTCAACGCCAGTTTCACGGATGGAACGGTGGAAAACATGACCAATATTTCAAACTATACAGGCTATGGCCTTCAGTATTATCTGGCCGATTGTCCGGCAACGGGCTGCGGCACCATTCAAGGTTCGAACGGTCTGATCACGGCCGGGACGGTCGAAGGTTTGATTCGCCCGCGCGCGGTTCTCACCACCCCCACGGGCA is part of the Oligoflexus sp. genome and harbors:
- a CDS encoding Ig-like domain-containing protein codes for the protein MNKSAPIIILLSLWFTSCGTKQVTQSAAVDQEKLEQIKKLITEQAQQSQGGSSTGGTVSTDPLDPRAYVSLTARPGKFEIIEGLVDDSLRVIATQRNGDERTLSKDVSFEIEDSSLLEIMDDPDSARFDIKAIKPGKTKVVAQYGSLSIEFPIEIKARQIQSLEIVPKAISLGVPTRFRLSANYDNLTQADITDGVVWQSNSSASLQGATGSSGSGIFTGLKVGSVGLKADYQGMSIVSRTQIQMPAIRSIAVTADSTTFLLGTYAPVQAIATFNNNNSFDITSSVSWSVNDTSIGTVNSQGMLEALYPGELVVRAQYGDVQGEETFSVSSVNFKSFRIEPTSASFPLGMNQNFKLYGVLANNSEQEITAYARWTSSNDQIAKAGGLDEPSVRGLYAAIQKGSAIVYARYGSTTLQAPITITDAALASLSIKSDNPEGACGVNNPQFTAEGLLSDNSSKDMTAAVTWSVDPSDAAIPSADPNHRGLILTKKAGTATVTASYLEPATNQLIKATSVITIQAPVVTGVGITAALSSLAIGQSVQMQAGQIMSCGTGADYTNQVTWSSNNTNLVTLSNTSGSKGLLTTKGSTTTPTTVSITAVGGGFNGTFDMEIRPKEVETIAVVPGKTSLVVGADSTSLTVNASFTDGTVENMTNISNYTGYGLQYYLADCPATGCGTIQGSNGLITAGTVEGLIRPRAVLTTPTGKLIISPNASVKVVSKCTGSGKLSGYYCVFLSSKGASCDQTCSATGRTYHPATLSTYGSGGDPIECGNALYDLGYIKKLETDKFNHGEGLGCSIWTIPALNIQQSVRETATPTNATDSNVDFQRVCACRET